One window of Paenibacillus albicereus genomic DNA carries:
- a CDS encoding choice-of-anchor I family protein, translating to MKRKWMRMAGLGLTLTTASAGLVPAGGPAFASAAEAAGAGAASALAPTVTGQTYADAFAMTKIGEYRVGMASEDGGVAEIVKYNRDNGRFYVVNGSAVPPSLDIVELKAGAMQLERKIDAKLLAESESGFAFGDLTSVDVNKAAKRVFVAVQAAGANDAGLVLELDYDGKLVRAYPAGKQPDMVKSTPDGRYVLTADEGEPRDGAGAPDPEGTVTIIDRSTGLSRQIGFDDESIIGDGVHIRGGVDGNGQIIGKGPKAKAVTDLEPEYIALSADGRTAYVSLQENNAVAELDLAAGRFTAVRGLGLKDLSLPANALDLDGKDKKYAPVTANAYGVYMPDGIASYESGGRQYLVTANEGDATEWPGMTNATKVKNLKGLLAPGSAAAAFFGATSAYDDVEAMSDWGAEAVYLYGGRSFSIWDAADLKQVYDSGNAFEAITATRLPDVFNASNTNKKFDSRSTKKGPEPEDVRIGRIGERTLAFTGLERIGGVMAYDVTSPAEARFVSYVNTRDFGESGGENAMNTDSAPEGLEFIAASDSPTGQPLLLVAHEVSGTVAVLQLETTRVELARPELVLTAGEAAVQLEAKAVSGAGVPTVAALTYSSSRPDVASVDADGKVKPLRAGSAVIRVVSADGYGVAELNVTVKAAAEPSVSPNPTPSPTPQPTPGGGGGGGIVVPTSSPSASPSPTPAPAGAAVQVNVSGGVASGVLELAAGADGFVEVSAAAAEQALERLRAAGADRRELELRAAAGTPSAAALRLTAEAAAKLAAAGLERVRLSAAGLATAEWSGEAFAAAARTAGAGAWSLEAKSGSGAVSVTLIAAGKELRGADAAAVRLSLPYTLSAEEAARPEAIVALDAAGKPILRSVYRDGRLVLAGSGTGVYRMSCEAEAYGDTAGKYMEAPAAFLTARGIVQGTAAGVFSPQRTLTRADLAVMLSRMAGAGASGETGGASAAASSNGRAEAPAASAASGGFADVPTGAYYAPAVAWAGAEGIAGGTGGGRFEPLAAVTREQLAAMLVRFADRAGWALPSAGASAFADAASISPYAREAVHALAAAGIVNGRPGAGGQAFFAPQATATRGEAVAMLASFVQASVR from the coding sequence ATGAAACGAAAATGGATGCGCATGGCCGGGCTGGGGCTGACCCTGACGACGGCGTCGGCCGGCCTGGTGCCGGCCGGAGGTCCGGCGTTCGCTTCGGCGGCCGAGGCTGCCGGCGCGGGTGCGGCGAGCGCTTTGGCGCCGACGGTAACGGGACAGACGTACGCGGACGCGTTCGCCATGACCAAGATCGGCGAGTACCGCGTCGGCATGGCGAGCGAGGACGGCGGCGTAGCCGAGATCGTCAAATACAACCGCGACAACGGACGGTTCTACGTCGTGAACGGCTCCGCTGTTCCGCCGAGCCTCGACATCGTCGAGCTGAAGGCCGGCGCGATGCAGCTGGAGCGCAAGATCGACGCGAAGCTGCTGGCCGAGTCGGAAAGCGGCTTCGCGTTCGGCGATCTGACGAGCGTCGACGTCAACAAGGCGGCGAAGCGCGTGTTCGTCGCCGTCCAGGCGGCAGGAGCGAACGACGCGGGCCTGGTGCTGGAGCTTGATTATGACGGGAAGCTCGTGCGCGCCTATCCGGCCGGCAAGCAGCCGGACATGGTGAAATCGACGCCGGACGGCCGCTACGTGCTGACCGCGGACGAAGGCGAGCCGCGCGACGGCGCCGGCGCGCCCGATCCGGAGGGCACCGTGACGATCATCGACCGCAGTACAGGCTTGTCGCGGCAGATCGGGTTCGACGACGAGTCGATCATCGGCGACGGGGTCCATATTCGGGGCGGGGTCGACGGGAACGGCCAGATCATCGGCAAAGGGCCGAAGGCCAAAGCCGTCACCGACCTGGAGCCGGAGTACATCGCGCTGTCGGCGGACGGACGGACCGCGTATGTCTCGCTGCAGGAAAACAACGCCGTCGCCGAGCTCGACCTCGCGGCGGGACGCTTCACGGCCGTACGCGGCCTCGGCCTCAAGGACCTGAGCCTGCCCGCGAATGCGCTCGATCTCGACGGCAAGGACAAGAAGTACGCGCCGGTGACGGCAAACGCCTACGGCGTCTACATGCCGGACGGCATCGCTTCCTATGAATCGGGCGGGCGCCAGTATCTGGTGACGGCCAATGAAGGCGATGCGACGGAGTGGCCGGGCATGACGAACGCGACCAAGGTGAAGAATCTCAAGGGCTTGCTGGCGCCGGGCTCGGCCGCGGCGGCGTTTTTCGGGGCGACCAGCGCGTATGACGACGTCGAGGCGATGAGCGATTGGGGCGCGGAAGCCGTCTATCTGTACGGCGGTCGCTCGTTCTCGATCTGGGACGCGGCGGACCTCAAGCAGGTGTACGACAGCGGAAACGCCTTCGAGGCGATCACCGCCACGCGATTGCCGGACGTATTCAACGCTTCCAACACGAACAAGAAGTTCGATTCCCGCAGCACGAAAAAGGGACCCGAGCCCGAGGACGTGCGGATCGGGCGCATCGGCGAGCGGACGCTGGCGTTCACCGGCCTGGAGCGGATCGGCGGTGTCATGGCGTACGACGTGACTTCCCCGGCGGAAGCCCGGTTCGTCAGCTACGTCAATACCCGCGACTTCGGCGAGAGCGGCGGCGAGAACGCGATGAACACCGATTCCGCGCCGGAGGGGCTGGAGTTCATCGCAGCCTCGGACAGCCCGACGGGACAGCCGCTGCTGCTCGTCGCTCATGAGGTGAGCGGCACGGTCGCCGTCCTGCAGCTGGAGACGACGCGCGTGGAGCTGGCTCGGCCGGAGCTGGTGCTGACAGCAGGGGAGGCGGCGGTGCAGCTGGAGGCCAAAGCCGTGTCTGGAGCGGGAGTCCCGACGGTCGCTGCGCTGACCTATTCGTCCAGCCGGCCGGATGTCGCATCGGTGGATGCGGATGGAAAGGTGAAGCCGCTCCGGGCAGGAAGCGCCGTCATCCGCGTCGTGAGCGCCGACGGCTACGGCGTCGCCGAGCTGAACGTGACGGTGAAGGCGGCGGCCGAGCCGAGCGTCTCGCCAAATCCGACTCCGAGTCCGACGCCGCAGCCGACGCCAGGCGGTGGGGGAGGCGGGGGCATCGTCGTGCCAACGTCGAGTCCGAGCGCCTCGCCGAGTCCGACGCCAGCGCCTGCCGGCGCGGCCGTGCAGGTGAACGTAAGCGGCGGCGTCGCGAGCGGCGTGCTGGAGCTGGCTGCCGGAGCGGACGGCTTCGTCGAGGTCAGCGCGGCAGCGGCCGAACAGGCGCTCGAGCGGCTGCGGGCCGCCGGAGCGGACCGCCGCGAGCTGGAGCTGCGCGCGGCAGCAGGCACGCCATCCGCGGCCGCGCTGCGGCTGACGGCCGAGGCGGCCGCGAAGCTGGCGGCGGCCGGCCTGGAGCGCGTGCGGCTGAGCGCGGCTGGACTGGCTACCGCCGAGTGGAGCGGCGAAGCGTTCGCAGCGGCTGCGCGCACCGCCGGAGCGGGCGCATGGTCGCTGGAGGCGAAGAGCGGCAGCGGCGCGGTGAGCGTGACGCTGATTGCCGCAGGCAAGGAGCTGCGCGGAGCGGATGCCGCAGCCGTGCGGCTGAGCTTGCCATATACGCTGTCGGCGGAGGAGGCGGCACGGCCGGAAGCAATCGTGGCGCTTGATGCGGCAGGCAAGCCGATCCTCCGCAGCGTGTACCGGGACGGCCGGCTCGTGCTGGCCGGCAGCGGCACCGGCGTGTACCGGATGTCGTGTGAGGCGGAGGCTTACGGCGACACCGCCGGCAAGTATATGGAAGCGCCGGCGGCGTTCCTGACGGCCCGCGGCATCGTGCAGGGCACGGCTGCCGGCGTCTTCTCGCCGCAGCGCACGCTGACCCGCGCGGATCTGGCGGTCATGCTGAGCCGCATGGCCGGAGCGGGCGCCAGCGGCGAGACGGGAGGCGCCTCCGCTGCGGCCAGCAGCAACGGCCGTGCCGAAGCACCGGCGGCGTCCGCTGCCAGCGGCGGCTTCGCGGACGTGCCGACCGGCGCGTACTATGCGCCGGCGGTCGCCTGGGCGGGGGCCGAGGGCATCGCGGGCGGCACGGGCGGCGGACGGTTCGAGCCGCTCGCCGCAGTGACGCGCGAGCAGCTGGCCGCGATGCTCGTCCGCTTCGCGGACCGCGCCGGCTGGGCGCTGCCGTCCGCAGGCGCGAGCGCCTTCGCGGACGCCGCGTCCATCTCGCCCTATGCCCGCGAGGCGGTGCACGCTCTGGCCGCAGCCGGCATCGTGAACGGACGCCCGGGCGCGGGCGGCCAAGCGTTCTTCGCGCCGCAAGCGACCGCCACGCGAGGCGAGGCGGTGGCGATGCTCGCTTCGTTCGTCCAGGCTTCCGTCCGCTAG
- a CDS encoding ABC transporter ATP-binding protein → MIELKQVTWKRERLTLLDEVSWRVRPGEHWALLGLNGSGKTTLLNIVCGYIWPTSGEVSVLGRKYGEVDLRELRKSIGWVSNSLQDKLYKTDRAQYVVLSGIHATIGLYDAVSDEDETRARGQMESLGCLHLWDREYGTCSQGEKQKLLLARALMASPQVLILDEPCNGLDLFSRERLLESISELARRPDAPTLIYVTHHTEEIVPELGHALLLRRGQVFRSGPVADVLDSATLTEFFEAPVAAETHGGRVYVRAL, encoded by the coding sequence ATGATCGAGCTGAAGCAAGTCACCTGGAAAAGGGAGCGCCTGACGCTCCTCGACGAGGTGAGCTGGCGCGTGCGTCCCGGCGAGCATTGGGCGCTGCTCGGCCTGAACGGCTCCGGCAAGACGACGCTGCTGAACATCGTCTGCGGCTACATCTGGCCGACGTCGGGCGAGGTGTCGGTGCTCGGGCGCAAGTACGGCGAAGTCGACCTGCGCGAGCTGCGCAAGTCGATCGGCTGGGTGAGCAACTCCTTGCAGGACAAGCTGTACAAGACCGATCGCGCCCAATACGTCGTCCTGAGCGGCATCCATGCGACGATCGGCCTCTACGATGCCGTATCCGACGAGGACGAGACGCGGGCGCGGGGACAGATGGAGTCGCTCGGCTGCCTCCATCTGTGGGACCGGGAGTACGGCACCTGCTCGCAGGGCGAAAAGCAGAAGCTGCTCCTCGCGCGCGCCCTCATGGCTTCGCCGCAGGTGCTCATCCTAGACGAGCCGTGCAACGGGCTCGACCTGTTCTCGCGCGAGCGGCTGCTGGAGAGCATCTCCGAGCTGGCACGCCGTCCCGACGCGCCGACGCTCATCTACGTCACGCATCATACCGAGGAGATCGTGCCGGAGCTCGGCCATGCGCTGCTGCTCCGACGGGGGCAGGTGTTCCGCAGCGGACCGGTGGCCGACGTGCTCGACTCGGCGACGCTGACCGAATTTTTCGAGGCGCCGGTCGCGGCCGAGACGCACGGCGGGAGAGTGTACGTGCGGGCGCTTTGA
- the yidC gene encoding membrane protein insertase YidC, with the protein MFAMIPKPRLGTLSKGALAAIALLLLAGCGANGTIDADTPGLFNHYVVFPLAWLLRVLAGGLHDNYGIALILVTLLVRLALMPLMLRQYRGQQVMKGKMKRMQPELEALKERHAGGDKTPEAMQKQQKETMELYSKHGYNPLAIGCLPLLIQLPILTGLYYAIRMSPELSSHSFLWFQLGQPDLVLPLLAAAVYFVQAKLSQRGMEQTDMQKQMAWMVYLSPVMMGLFSFSAPAALPLYWTAGGLILLVQTLLGQRLYRHLAEGEEPAPPSGLTGGAAAKSAR; encoded by the coding sequence ATGTTTGCCATGATTCCCAAGCCGAGGCTTGGAACGTTGTCCAAGGGCGCGCTTGCAGCGATCGCCCTGCTGCTGCTCGCCGGATGCGGCGCGAACGGCACGATCGATGCCGACACGCCGGGGCTGTTCAACCATTACGTCGTCTTTCCGCTGGCCTGGCTGCTGCGCGTCCTGGCCGGAGGCCTGCACGACAATTACGGCATCGCGCTTATCCTCGTGACGCTGCTCGTGCGGCTCGCGCTCATGCCGCTCATGCTGCGGCAGTATCGCGGCCAGCAGGTGATGAAGGGCAAGATGAAGCGCATGCAGCCGGAGCTCGAGGCGCTCAAGGAGCGCCATGCGGGCGGGGACAAGACGCCGGAAGCGATGCAGAAGCAGCAGAAGGAAACGATGGAGCTGTACAGCAAGCACGGCTACAATCCGCTCGCGATCGGCTGCCTGCCGCTGCTCATCCAGCTGCCGATCCTGACGGGGCTCTACTATGCGATCCGCATGAGCCCGGAGCTGTCGAGCCACAGCTTCCTCTGGTTCCAGCTCGGGCAGCCGGACCTCGTCCTGCCGCTGCTCGCGGCGGCCGTCTACTTCGTGCAGGCCAAGCTGTCGCAGCGGGGCATGGAGCAGACCGACATGCAGAAGCAGATGGCTTGGATGGTCTACCTGTCGCCGGTCATGATGGGCCTGTTCTCCTTCTCCGCTCCGGCGGCGCTGCCGCTCTACTGGACGGCAGGCGGCCTCATCCTTCTCGTGCAGACGCTGCTGGGGCAGCGGCTGTACCGGCACTTGGCCGAGGGCGAGGAGCCTGCGCCGCCAAGCGGCCTTACGGGCGGGGCTGCCGCCAAGAGCGCCCGCTGA
- a CDS encoding phosphotransferase family protein, with amino-acid sequence MEHAPGPVAAQGRTAQICSYGDDQVLKWFKESIPRLAAEQELAASRVAASAGLPVPKAYFLAEWQGRPAIAFERIAGSTMLAVLYRQPWRIVACGARMARLHIDIHRTGAGPDSGMPCLIDSLKRRIQAAPLLAESEKEAAIAALLKLPAGRQLLHGDFHPGNVILGGGKAWVVDWMTAVSGHPAADAARTVLLLRTAMLPEELSRLSSFVFNRVRAMLLCQYRRTYLRLSGLEQEELEAWMLPLAAARLCEQLPPEEKLLLHKLVQSELRRQPPLPAASF; translated from the coding sequence ATGGAACATGCTCCAGGTCCGGTCGCGGCCCAGGGCCGTACCGCTCAGATATGCAGCTATGGCGACGACCAGGTTCTGAAATGGTTCAAGGAAAGCATTCCCCGTCTCGCCGCCGAGCAGGAGCTCGCGGCATCCCGGGTCGCCGCCTCGGCCGGGCTGCCCGTGCCGAAGGCCTATTTCCTGGCGGAGTGGCAGGGCCGTCCCGCCATCGCCTTCGAGCGGATCGCCGGATCGACGATGCTCGCCGTTCTATACCGGCAGCCATGGCGCATCGTCGCCTGCGGCGCCCGCATGGCGCGGCTCCACATCGACATTCACCGCACCGGCGCCGGGCCGGACTCCGGGATGCCTTGCCTGATCGACTCGCTCAAGCGCCGGATCCAGGCCGCGCCGCTGCTGGCCGAGTCCGAGAAGGAGGCCGCGATCGCGGCTCTCCTCAAGCTGCCGGCCGGACGGCAGCTGCTGCACGGGGACTTCCATCCCGGCAACGTCATTCTTGGCGGCGGCAAGGCCTGGGTCGTCGACTGGATGACGGCCGTATCCGGCCATCCGGCCGCGGACGCCGCGCGCACCGTGCTGCTGCTCCGCACCGCCATGCTGCCGGAGGAGCTGTCCCGTCTTTCGTCCTTTGTCTTCAACCGCGTCCGGGCCATGCTCCTCTGCCAGTACCGTCGCACCTACCTGCGGCTCAGCGGACTGGAGCAGGAAGAGCTCGAGGCCTGGATGCTGCCGCTCGCGGCGGCGCGCCTCTGCGAGCAGCTGCCGCCGGAGGAGAAGCTGCTGCTGCATAAGCTCGTGCAGAGCGAGCTGCGGCGCCAGCCTCCGCTGCCTGCCGCCTCGTTCTGA
- a CDS encoding OsmC family protein: MIVTTTWQGKRAFTSEGDSGYAIGMDATPAYGGEGKGATPMELLLAGLAGCIGIDVTMILDHFLDQIDRLDIIADGTRKTETPTGFTHIALTFHVDGRIPDYRIWKAIELGSKKYCAVSDSLKAEIEYRLVLNGEPQERA; the protein is encoded by the coding sequence GTGATCGTAACGACAACCTGGCAGGGAAAACGCGCGTTTACCTCCGAGGGGGATTCCGGCTATGCGATCGGCATGGACGCCACGCCCGCTTACGGCGGCGAGGGCAAGGGAGCGACGCCGATGGAGCTGCTGCTGGCCGGCCTGGCCGGCTGCATCGGCATCGACGTGACGATGATCCTCGACCACTTCCTGGATCAAATCGACCGGCTCGACATCATCGCCGACGGGACGCGCAAGACAGAGACGCCGACGGGCTTCACGCACATCGCGCTCACGTTCCACGTCGACGGCCGGATCCCGGACTACCGGATCTGGAAGGCGATCGAGCTCGGCAGCAAGAAATACTGCGCGGTCTCCGATTCGCTCAAGGCCGAGATCGAGTACCGGCTCGTGCTGAACGGCGAGCCGCAGGAGCGCGCCTGA
- a CDS encoding amino acid ABC transporter ATP-binding protein: MIEARELVKQFGPQRVLDGIDLKVEEGEIVVLLGPSGSGKSTLLRCLNGLETPTSGTVEVAGVIVDAGLKPRDREARFRSIRQRTGMVFQQFNLYPHKTALGNVTEALRVVRGLAAAEADRIGERLLARVGLSDKRDAYPSRLSGGQQQRVAIARALATEPAVLLFDEPTSALDPELVGEVLAVMRELAREGMTMVVVTHEMKFAREAASRVVFLDGGRIVEEAAPEAFFASPRHERAQRFIRQLQGER, translated from the coding sequence ATGATCGAGGCGCGGGAGCTGGTGAAGCAGTTCGGTCCGCAGCGCGTGCTGGACGGGATCGACCTGAAGGTGGAGGAAGGCGAGATCGTCGTGCTGCTCGGCCCGAGCGGATCCGGCAAAAGCACGCTGCTGCGCTGCCTGAACGGGCTGGAGACGCCAACCTCCGGCACCGTGGAGGTGGCAGGCGTCATCGTCGATGCCGGCCTGAAGCCGCGCGACCGGGAGGCGCGGTTCCGGAGCATCCGGCAGCGGACAGGGATGGTGTTCCAGCAGTTCAATCTGTATCCGCACAAGACGGCGCTCGGCAACGTGACGGAGGCGCTGCGCGTCGTGCGCGGCCTGGCGGCCGCGGAGGCGGACCGGATCGGCGAGCGGCTGCTCGCGCGGGTCGGCCTGTCGGACAAGCGCGACGCCTACCCGTCCCGGCTGTCGGGCGGCCAGCAGCAGCGCGTGGCGATCGCGCGGGCGCTGGCGACGGAGCCGGCCGTCCTGCTGTTCGACGAGCCGACGTCGGCGCTCGATCCGGAGCTTGTCGGCGAGGTGCTTGCCGTCATGCGGGAGCTGGCCCGCGAGGGCATGACGATGGTCGTCGTCACGCATGAGATGAAGTTCGCCCGCGAGGCGGCGAGCCGCGTCGTCTTCCTGGACGGCGGCCGCATCGTGGAGGAGGCCGCTCCGGAGGCTTTCTTCGCGTCGCCGCGTCACGAACGCGCGCAGCGGTTCATCCGGCAGCTGCAAGGAGAGCGCTAG
- a CDS encoding amino acid ABC transporter permease, producing the protein MDLVFDNAGFLLRGAYYTLLITLLSMVFGLLIGLAVALMRLRGPWPLRALARVYVSIIRGTPALVQIVIVYYGLVDYGITLGPITAAVIALSINVGAFLSETFRGAIQAVPKGQLEAAYATGMTTGQAMRRIILPQAARIALPPMGNTFVGMLKETSLVSVITVTELLRSAQLLIAQYYVNMPFYIGIAVMYWVMSTAFTTLLHAMERRLARAY; encoded by the coding sequence ATGGATCTGGTGTTCGACAACGCCGGCTTCCTGCTCCGGGGCGCGTATTACACGCTGCTCATCACGCTGCTGTCGATGGTTTTCGGCCTGCTGATCGGGCTCGCCGTCGCGCTCATGCGGCTGCGGGGGCCGTGGCCGCTGCGGGCGCTGGCCCGCGTCTACGTCTCGATCATCCGGGGGACGCCGGCGCTCGTGCAGATCGTCATCGTTTACTACGGACTGGTGGACTACGGCATCACGCTCGGCCCGATTACGGCGGCCGTCATCGCGCTCAGCATCAACGTCGGCGCGTTCCTGTCGGAGACGTTCCGCGGGGCGATCCAGGCGGTGCCCAAAGGGCAGCTCGAGGCGGCGTACGCGACCGGCATGACGACGGGGCAGGCCATGCGGCGCATCATCCTGCCTCAGGCCGCGCGCATCGCGCTGCCGCCGATGGGCAATACGTTTGTCGGCATGCTGAAGGAGACGTCGCTCGTCTCGGTCATCACGGTGACCGAGCTGCTGCGCTCGGCGCAGCTGCTGATCGCCCAGTATTACGTGAACATGCCGTTCTACATCGGCATCGCCGTCATGTACTGGGTCATGAGCACGGCGTTCACGACGCTGCTGCATGCGATGGAGCGCCGCCTGGCGCGGGCGTACTGA
- a CDS encoding transporter substrate-binding domain-containing protein, protein MTKWTKKLGLIALISTTAVLAACGGANGNAPAASPAPSASPGAEQPAADGGLLADIKKAGVLKVGLMGTYAPYNFLNDNKEIDGFDADIAKEIAKRLGVQAEFAPQEFSGLIPSLQAKKIDVIISQVTITDERKKAIDFSQPYITNQVKVIVQEKNDSITQLADFKGNKIGVGLGTNDETYLRTTVLPEVGEFQIMTYDDVITTLQDLNAGRIDATINNLYALKPVVEKNGFQIKAVGEPIKSDRAGVALRKDNPDLLAAIDEALTGIKEDGTYKTIFVKWFGEEPPAE, encoded by the coding sequence ATGACCAAATGGACCAAGAAGCTCGGGCTGATCGCCCTCATCTCGACCACCGCCGTGCTGGCGGCCTGCGGCGGCGCGAACGGCAATGCCCCGGCGGCCTCGCCGGCTCCGTCCGCGAGCCCCGGCGCGGAGCAGCCGGCTGCCGATGGCGGCCTGCTCGCCGACATCAAGAAAGCCGGCGTGCTCAAGGTCGGCCTGATGGGAACGTATGCGCCGTACAATTTTCTGAACGACAACAAGGAAATCGACGGCTTCGACGCCGATATCGCCAAGGAGATCGCGAAGCGCCTCGGCGTGCAGGCGGAATTCGCGCCGCAGGAATTCTCGGGCCTCATCCCGAGCCTCCAGGCCAAGAAGATCGACGTCATCATCAGCCAGGTGACGATCACCGACGAGCGCAAGAAGGCGATCGACTTCTCCCAGCCTTACATCACCAATCAGGTGAAGGTGATCGTGCAGGAGAAGAACGACTCCATCACGCAGCTGGCGGACTTCAAAGGGAACAAGATCGGCGTCGGCCTCGGCACGAACGACGAGACGTACCTGCGCACGACCGTGCTGCCGGAAGTGGGCGAGTTCCAGATCATGACGTACGACGACGTCATCACGACGCTGCAGGACCTGAACGCCGGCCGCATCGACGCCACGATCAACAACCTGTACGCGCTGAAGCCGGTCGTCGAGAAGAACGGCTTCCAGATCAAGGCGGTCGGCGAGCCGATCAAGTCCGATCGGGCGGGAGTGGCGCTGCGCAAGGACAACCCGGACCTGCTCGCGGCGATCGACGAGGCGCTGACGGGCATCAAGGAAGACGGAACGTACAAGACGATCTTCGTCAAATGGTTCGGCGAGGAGCCGCCGGCGGAATGA
- a CDS encoding TetR/AcrR family transcriptional regulator, which translates to MSHGVETERRRQLMACALQRFARHGYHAAKISDIVADAGVAQGTFYWHFKSKEAVALELVAEGRRQLTEVIAQGYRRSGGTLPDMVRASEQLFADLYRFAEGNRQWMELLLGGLQGSEAVSAAIAETRLALEQAFVANIERAVELGMLPRDMDAALRAAMLMSLVEGLIGRWLLSPRLPGSGVAGRTAEQLAAETARFEFYGLPGGV; encoded by the coding sequence ATGTCCCACGGCGTGGAGACGGAGAGGCGTCGGCAGCTGATGGCTTGCGCGCTGCAGCGGTTCGCCCGGCATGGCTACCATGCGGCCAAGATTTCCGACATCGTCGCCGATGCGGGCGTCGCGCAGGGCACGTTCTACTGGCACTTCAAGAGCAAGGAAGCGGTCGCGCTGGAGCTCGTCGCCGAAGGGCGCCGCCAGCTGACCGAAGTGATCGCGCAGGGCTACCGCCGCAGCGGCGGCACGCTGCCCGACATGGTGCGGGCGTCGGAGCAGCTGTTCGCGGATCTGTACCGGTTCGCGGAGGGCAACCGCCAATGGATGGAGCTGCTGCTCGGCGGGCTGCAGGGCAGCGAGGCGGTGTCCGCGGCGATCGCGGAGACGAGGCTCGCGCTGGAACAGGCGTTCGTCGCCAACATCGAGCGGGCGGTGGAGCTCGGCATGCTGCCGAGGGACATGGATGCGGCGCTGCGGGCGGCGATGCTGATGAGCCTCGTGGAGGGGCTGATCGGCCGCTGGCTGCTGTCGCCGCGCCTGCCCGGCAGCGGCGTCGCCGGCCGCACGGCCGAGCAGCTTGCCGCCGAGACGGCGCGATTCGAGTTCTACGGCCTGCCGGGAGGCGTCTAG